In Deinococcus sp. HSC-46F16, the following are encoded in one genomic region:
- a CDS encoding DEAD/DEAH box helicase: MTVAAPNLSRLMPTAPVGNVLLLPQVARAALFAAHPGPAVLLTTPDRLASYASAGALGAPVSVNPGLSDWAGKAEHVVLDVNTALDLFPAHPEDHALALRVGASYPREDLLARLERLGYERLQDPEDDETGYLLRGDTLELRLGLGAGVPAGEDALTLRAEFFGDELDTLRRLGAGELTGEKIRDFTLEPTADYLTDVKWDATRLDLLPGRVFLDAPEFYASALGPLTDTLWPRLREREVTSFGRAPLELTDFDLGLTPLPFYRARLSDLERDIAEWRGAGYRVLILVRHDRTAAYLADRLLNTHEIPWLSVPRVEEGGLGFLRANGEGGFAIPEHRAVVLTEDLIYGFQGGSALRGRKLAGKPVTDALGLHVGDYLIHPEHGIGQFQGLETRTVLGVTRDYLNLEYRGGARLAVPIEQLPVLRRHPGTTDDPPVLSSFDKKDWAKAKDKARKNAEEVAGKLLVQYAARQVTPGNAFPPQPEWDAQVEQNFKFDLTADQKTALKETMGDLERPIPADRLISGDVGFGKTEVALRAAHRVVGHGKQVAMLVPTTLLAEQHTSTFVERFKDLPVRVEGLSRFTGDKQAKSILGDLAQGKVDIIIGTHRLLSGDIGFKDLGLIIVDEEHRFGVGQKEKLRAMRGLPDVPKDGKIEIPEGVKAVDTLALSATPIPRTLYMSMVGLRDMSSIQTPPKGRKPIQTVLAPFDPVTVRDAVLSEIERGGKVFYIHDRIASIGARSLYLRNLIPEARIGVAHGRMNEEELEEIMLGFAEGAFDVLISTTIVETGLDIPEANTILIERSDRLGLAQLYQLRGRVGRRQQTAYAYLFYPPRMTENAQRRLWAIADLQDLGSGHLLAEKDMEIRGVGNILGEEQHGHVQAVSIDVYTEMLAQAVAKLKGEKLETPASVSIDLPINARLTPDYFSGNEEERIATYGRLSEARTLQAVSRVERDLRKKYGPPTPEVQNFIDLAKLRLTAVAKRVLSIGETMTHLQVTFAYKSLDYDASGLKRFPHRTEVTTFPPSVKLEKRGIKPDDYAPMLIELLGYFG; this comes from the coding sequence GTGACGGTCGCCGCCCCCAACCTCTCCAGACTGATGCCGACCGCCCCGGTCGGAAACGTGCTGCTGCTGCCGCAGGTGGCCCGCGCCGCCCTCTTTGCCGCCCACCCCGGCCCCGCCGTGCTGCTCACCACCCCCGACCGCCTGGCAAGTTACGCCTCCGCCGGGGCACTGGGGGCGCCCGTGTCGGTCAATCCGGGGCTGAGCGACTGGGCGGGCAAGGCTGAGCATGTCGTGCTGGACGTGAACACAGCCCTCGACCTCTTTCCGGCGCACCCCGAGGACCATGCCCTCGCCCTGCGGGTGGGCGCGAGTTACCCGCGCGAGGACCTGCTCGCCCGGCTGGAACGCCTGGGCTACGAGCGGTTGCAGGACCCCGAGGACGACGAGACGGGCTACCTCCTGCGCGGCGACACGCTGGAGTTGCGGCTGGGGCTGGGGGCAGGCGTGCCAGCGGGCGAGGACGCGCTGACCCTCCGCGCCGAGTTTTTCGGGGACGAACTGGACACCCTGCGCCGCCTGGGGGCGGGCGAGCTGACAGGCGAGAAGATCCGGGACTTCACCCTGGAACCCACCGCCGACTACCTCACCGACGTGAAGTGGGACGCCACCCGCCTGGACCTGCTGCCGGGCCGCGTGTTCCTGGACGCGCCGGAGTTCTACGCCTCGGCGCTGGGGCCGCTCACCGACACGCTGTGGCCCCGGCTGCGGGAGCGCGAGGTCACGTCCTTTGGCCGCGCTCCGCTGGAGCTGACCGACTTCGACCTCGGCCTGACGCCGCTGCCCTTCTACCGTGCCCGCCTCTCGGACCTGGAGCGCGATATTGCTGAGTGGCGCGGGGCGGGGTACCGGGTGCTGATTCTGGTGCGCCACGACCGCACCGCCGCGTATCTGGCGGACCGCCTGCTGAACACCCACGAGATTCCTTGGCTGAGCGTGCCCCGCGTGGAGGAGGGCGGCCTGGGCTTCCTCCGCGCGAACGGCGAGGGCGGCTTCGCCATTCCCGAGCACCGCGCGGTCGTGCTCACAGAAGACCTGATCTACGGCTTCCAGGGCGGCTCGGCGCTGCGGGGGCGCAAGCTGGCGGGCAAGCCCGTCACGGACGCGCTGGGGTTGCACGTCGGGGACTACCTCATCCACCCGGAGCACGGTATCGGCCAGTTTCAGGGTCTGGAGACGCGCACGGTGCTGGGCGTCACGCGCGACTACCTCAACCTCGAATACCGGGGCGGCGCCCGCCTCGCTGTGCCCATCGAGCAACTGCCCGTGCTGCGGCGGCACCCCGGCACCACCGACGACCCCCCGGTGCTGTCGAGTTTCGACAAGAAGGACTGGGCCAAAGCCAAGGACAAGGCCCGCAAGAACGCCGAGGAGGTCGCGGGCAAGCTGCTCGTGCAGTACGCGGCCCGGCAGGTCACGCCCGGCAACGCCTTCCCGCCCCAACCCGAGTGGGACGCGCAAGTCGAGCAGAACTTCAAGTTCGACCTCACCGCCGACCAGAAGACGGCCCTGAAGGAAACGATGGGCGACCTTGAGCGTCCCATTCCTGCCGACCGCCTGATCTCCGGCGACGTGGGCTTTGGCAAGACCGAGGTCGCGCTGCGGGCTGCCCACCGCGTCGTGGGGCACGGCAAACAGGTCGCCATGCTGGTGCCCACCACCCTGCTCGCCGAGCAGCACACGTCCACCTTCGTGGAGCGCTTCAAGGACCTGCCGGTGCGGGTGGAGGGCCTGTCGCGCTTCACCGGGGACAAGCAGGCCAAGAGCATCCTGGGTGACCTCGCGCAGGGCAAGGTGGACATCATCATCGGGACGCACCGCCTGCTCTCGGGCGATATCGGGTTCAAGGACCTCGGCCTGATCATCGTGGACGAGGAACACCGCTTCGGGGTAGGGCAGAAGGAAAAGCTGCGGGCCATGCGCGGGCTGCCCGACGTGCCCAAGGACGGCAAGATCGAGATTCCGGAGGGCGTGAAGGCGGTGGACACGCTGGCCCTGTCCGCCACGCCCATTCCGCGCACCCTCTACATGAGCATGGTGGGCCTGCGCGACATGAGCTCCATCCAGACGCCGCCCAAGGGCCGCAAGCCCATCCAGACCGTGCTCGCGCCCTTCGACCCGGTGACCGTGCGCGACGCGGTGCTTTCCGAGATTGAGCGCGGCGGCAAGGTCTTCTATATCCACGACCGCATCGCGTCTATCGGGGCGCGGAGCCTCTACCTCCGCAACCTGATTCCGGAAGCCCGCATCGGCGTGGCGCATGGCCGCATGAACGAGGAGGAACTCGAGGAGATTATGCTGGGCTTCGCGGAGGGGGCCTTCGACGTGCTGATTTCCACGACCATCGTGGAAACGGGGCTGGACATCCCCGAGGCAAACACCATCCTGATCGAGCGCTCGGACCGCCTGGGCCTCGCGCAGCTCTACCAGCTTCGCGGGCGCGTGGGGCGGCGGCAGCAGACGGCCTATGCCTACCTCTTCTACCCGCCGCGCATGACCGAGAACGCGCAGCGGCGGCTGTGGGCGATCGCCGACCTGCAGGACCTCGGAAGCGGGCACCTGCTCGCCGAAAAGGACATGGAGATTCGTGGGGTGGGCAACATCCTCGGCGAGGAGCAGCACGGGCACGTGCAGGCCGTCTCCATCGACGTGTATACGGAAATGCTCGCGCAGGCGGTTGCCAAGCTCAAGGGCGAGAAGCTGGAAACGCCCGCCTCCGTCTCCATCGACCTGCCCATCAACGCCCGCCTCACGCCCGACTACTTCAGCGGCAACGAGGAGGAGCGCATCGCCACCTACGGGCGGCTCTCCGAGGCGCGGACCCTCCAGGCGGTCAGCCGGGTGGAGCGCGACCTCCGCAAGAAGTACGGGCCGCCCACCCCGGAGGTTCAGAACTTCATCGACCTCGCCAAGCTGCGGCTGACGGCGGTCGCCAAGCGCGTGCTGAGCATCGGGGAGACGATGACGCACCTTCAGGTGACTTTCGCGTACAAGTCGCTCGACTACGACGCGTCCGGCCTCAAGCGTTTCCCCCACCGGACGGAGGTGACGACCTTCCCGCCGTCGGTGAAGTTGGAAAAGCGGGGCATCAAGCCGGACGACTACGCGCCCATGCTGATCGAGCTGCTGGGATATTTCGGGTAG
- a CDS encoding serine hydrolase has translation MPTAQLDALVDEARATNTSALIVMRDGEVIVDEVIDGRGDRPIETMSVTKAVLSLVVGRAVTLGHLPGADVPVCEFFPEWRQGRKRDVTLRHLMTHTSGLQNVPMAPAEIYPSPDFVQLALCAELEHAPGSVFAYNNKAVNLICGLLERATGQKADDFARAELFGPLGIEDLFWVRDRAGNPHGMSGLSLRARDLARLGQLALEGGEAGGRPLIHRDWMEESTGPATSAFPHMGLLWWLRPQWTRILVTSGHVEAVAASGFTPSVAALKACMGEWTSWGQLWPRLVAQGFDREQVPRGVRWADEQFGPVAGFGHDGWLGQHLHVLPGPGLVAVRLMDEGQPCAHEEASAFASFPDRLLALAPA, from the coding sequence ATGCCCACAGCCCAGCTCGACGCCCTTGTGGACGAGGCCCGCGCCACGAACACCAGCGCCCTCATCGTGATGCGGGACGGTGAAGTGATCGTAGACGAGGTGATAGACGGGCGCGGCGACCGTCCCATCGAGACGATGAGCGTGACCAAGGCCGTACTGAGCTTGGTCGTGGGCCGTGCGGTGACCCTGGGGCATCTGCCGGGGGCGGACGTGCCCGTGTGCGAGTTCTTCCCCGAATGGCGGCAGGGGCGCAAGCGGGACGTGACGCTGCGGCACCTGATGACGCACACGAGCGGGCTTCAAAACGTGCCGATGGCCCCCGCCGAGATTTATCCCAGCCCCGACTTCGTGCAACTCGCGCTGTGTGCTGAGCTGGAGCACGCTCCCGGCAGCGTCTTCGCGTACAACAACAAGGCCGTGAACCTGATCTGCGGCCTGCTGGAGCGGGCCACTGGGCAGAAGGCCGACGATTTCGCCCGCGCGGAGCTGTTCGGGCCGCTGGGGATTGAGGATCTATTCTGGGTCCGTGACCGGGCCGGAAATCCGCACGGCATGAGTGGCCTGAGTCTGCGTGCCCGCGACCTCGCCCGGTTGGGACAGCTTGCGCTGGAGGGGGGAGAGGCAGGTGGGCGCCCCCTGATTCATCGGGACTGGATGGAGGAGAGCACCGGTCCTGCGACCTCTGCTTTTCCCCACATGGGTCTGTTGTGGTGGCTGCGACCACAATGGACCCGAATCTTGGTGACCTCCGGTCATGTGGAGGCGGTGGCTGCCAGTGGATTCACGCCGAGTGTCGCCGCCCTGAAAGCCTGCATGGGCGAGTGGACGTCCTGGGGGCAACTGTGGCCCCGGCTGGTGGCCCAGGGCTTTGACCGCGAACAGGTGCCCAGGGGCGTGCGCTGGGCGGACGAGCAGTTCGGCCCGGTAGCCGGTTTCGGGCACGACGGGTGGCTGGGCCAGCATCTTCACGTCCTGCCGGGGCCGGGGCTGGTTGCCGTGCGCCTGATGGACGAGGGGCAGCCCTGCGCCCACGAGGAAGCCAGCGCCTTTGCCTCCTTCCCCGACCGCCTCCTCGCCCTCGCCCCGGCCTGA
- a CDS encoding MliC family protein, with product MRLVAAALLVLAIAPVAEAGGGPSTPGSSRTFHYTCGGGQKISATYATFGPGGPTSVVLNWRGREYGLAEALSASGARYASRAGPEGARSGLEWWEHQGEATLSTFVGTNTGRTRALLTGCRTGR from the coding sequence ATGAGGCTGGTCGCGGCTGCCCTGCTGGTCCTCGCTATAGCCCCGGTTGCCGAAGCGGGGGGCGGCCCTTCCACGCCCGGCTCCTCCCGAACCTTCCACTACACCTGTGGCGGTGGGCAGAAGATCAGCGCCACCTACGCCACCTTCGGTCCGGGTGGCCCCACCTCCGTGGTGCTGAACTGGCGCGGGCGTGAATACGGCTTGGCCGAGGCTCTCAGTGCCAGCGGTGCCCGCTACGCCAGCCGGGCCGGGCCGGAGGGGGCACGCAGCGGCCTGGAGTGGTGGGAGCATCAGGGCGAGGCGACCCTGAGCACTTTTGTCGGGACGAACACGGGGCGTACGCGGGCGCTGCTGACGGGGTGCCGCACCGGACGGTAA
- a CDS encoding S10 family peptidase: MSDEQEKQATEPGTEVKVKVKTGERDRPEDEKPRDEVSVTRHRVTVGGRELAYTVTAGTMVLAEEKHAKDGESEGVKPRARVFFVAYALDAEQDPRTRPVTFSFNGGPGSSSVWLHLGLLGPRRVVMGDAGELTGPPYDLTDNEFTLLTHSDLVFIDPVSTGYSRVTEGEKPGDFHGFQKDIESVGDFIRLWTSRAGRWLSPKFLIGESYGTTRAAGLSGYLQERHGLFLNGIMLISSILDFSTVDFTPGHDLPYIVHLPTAAATAWYHGKLGGERSLNDVLREAEAFADGDYARALHLGPRLSEEEQRVVAERYAALTGLDVGFVRRNNLRVTLARFCKELLRDEGRTVGRLDSRFTGLDRDSGGEANEYDPSLSAILGPYTAAMNHYVRAELGFESDLPYEILTMRVRPWSYKEFENKHVRVSDTLRKAMHQNEHLKVLVASGYFDFATPYHATRHTLDHLGLDPSLRGNVREVFYEAGHMMYVHRPSLERQYADLVEFVEWGAGRG; the protein is encoded by the coding sequence ATGAGCGACGAACAGGAGAAGCAGGCGACCGAGCCGGGCACCGAAGTGAAGGTCAAGGTCAAGACCGGCGAGCGGGACCGCCCCGAGGACGAGAAGCCGCGCGATGAGGTCAGCGTCACCCGCCACCGCGTCACCGTGGGGGGCCGCGAATTGGCCTACACCGTCACGGCGGGGACGATGGTGCTGGCCGAAGAGAAGCACGCCAAAGACGGCGAATCGGAGGGCGTCAAGCCCCGCGCCCGCGTCTTTTTCGTGGCCTACGCGCTCGACGCCGAGCAGGACCCACGCACGCGGCCCGTCACTTTCAGCTTCAACGGCGGTCCTGGCAGTTCCTCGGTGTGGCTGCACCTCGGCCTGCTGGGGCCACGCCGGGTGGTCATGGGCGATGCGGGGGAGCTCACCGGGCCGCCCTACGACCTCACCGACAACGAGTTCACGCTGCTGACGCACTCGGACCTCGTGTTCATCGACCCGGTCAGCACGGGATACTCGCGCGTCACGGAAGGCGAGAAGCCCGGCGACTTCCACGGCTTTCAGAAGGACATCGAGTCGGTGGGCGACTTTATCCGGCTGTGGACCAGCCGCGCCGGGCGCTGGCTCAGCCCCAAGTTCCTGATCGGCGAGAGCTACGGCACCACGCGGGCGGCGGGCCTCAGCGGGTACTTGCAGGAGCGGCACGGCCTGTTCCTGAACGGGATCATGCTGATCAGCTCGATTCTCGACTTCTCGACAGTGGACTTCACGCCGGGGCACGACCTGCCGTACATCGTCCACCTGCCCACCGCCGCCGCGACCGCGTGGTATCACGGCAAGCTCGGCGGTGAGCGTTCGCTGAACGACGTGTTGCGCGAGGCCGAGGCTTTCGCGGACGGCGACTATGCCCGCGCCCTGCATCTCGGCCCGCGCCTGAGCGAGGAAGAACAGCGGGTGGTGGCCGAGCGGTATGCGGCGCTCACCGGGCTGGACGTGGGCTTCGTCCGGCGCAACAACCTGCGCGTCACCCTGGCCCGCTTCTGCAAGGAACTGCTGCGCGACGAAGGCCGCACGGTGGGCCGCCTCGACAGCCGCTTTACCGGCCTTGACCGCGACTCCGGCGGCGAGGCGAACGAGTACGACCCCAGCCTCAGCGCCATCCTGGGGCCGTACACGGCGGCGATGAACCACTACGTCCGCGCCGAGCTGGGTTTCGAGTCCGACCTGCCCTACGAGATCCTGACCATGCGGGTGCGGCCCTGGAGCTACAAGGAGTTTGAGAACAAGCACGTGCGCGTCTCGGACACGCTCCGCAAGGCCATGCACCAGAACGAGCACCTCAAGGTGTTGGTGGCGTCGGGTTACTTCGACTTCGCCACGCCGTACCACGCGACCCGGCACACGCTCGATCACCTGGGCCTCGACCCCAGCCTGCGCGGGAATGTCCGCGAGGTCTTCTACGAGGCTGGGCACATGATGTATGTCCACCGCCCCAGCCTGGAGCGGCAGTACGCGGACCTGGTGGAGTTTGTGGAGTGGGGGGCAGGGCGGGGCTGA
- a CDS encoding ABC transporter substrate-binding protein, with the protein MILSLTALVLLGSAGAQQAKELRLGVFPNVTHAAGLVGVQRGLFQKELGNVKLVVKEFANGSQINEAFAAGAIDAAYVGPGPAMNAFMRGVPIQVYAGAANAGAVLVGRKDSGIRNVKALKGKKVAVPTRGSTQDISLRHLLHENGLKATDEGGNVTIVPIDPANMPAAFATKQVDAALVQEPWGAIMESQGAKLIANEKAIWEGGNYTTTVLVVNTKFASQNPEVVKDLLRGHLAAINFIGKSNAGAQKAIADQIQAFTGKRPNTAELFKALARTKVTWDINLKTLAEYAQLNKEAGFARDVPDLNKFVNLSVIRGLAK; encoded by the coding sequence ATGATTCTTTCTCTGACCGCCCTGGTGCTGCTGGGCAGCGCGGGCGCACAGCAGGCCAAGGAACTGCGGCTCGGGGTATTTCCCAACGTGACCCACGCGGCCGGGCTGGTCGGTGTGCAGCGCGGCCTCTTTCAGAAGGAACTCGGCAACGTCAAGCTGGTCGTCAAGGAGTTCGCCAACGGCTCGCAGATCAACGAGGCGTTCGCGGCGGGTGCTATCGACGCCGCCTATGTCGGCCCTGGCCCGGCCATGAACGCCTTTATGCGCGGGGTGCCTATCCAGGTGTACGCGGGGGCGGCGAACGCGGGCGCGGTGCTGGTGGGGCGCAAGGACAGCGGCATCCGCAACGTCAAGGCGCTGAAGGGCAAGAAGGTCGCCGTGCCCACGCGCGGCTCGACGCAGGACATCAGCCTGCGGCACCTGCTGCACGAGAACGGCCTCAAGGCCACCGACGAGGGCGGCAACGTCACCATCGTGCCCATCGACCCGGCGAACATGCCCGCCGCCTTCGCGACCAAGCAGGTGGACGCCGCGCTGGTGCAAGAGCCGTGGGGCGCGATCATGGAGTCGCAGGGGGCCAAACTCATCGCCAACGAGAAGGCGATCTGGGAGGGTGGCAACTACACCACCACCGTCCTCGTCGTGAACACCAAGTTCGCCTCGCAGAACCCCGAAGTCGTCAAGGACCTGCTGCGCGGGCACCTTGCCGCGATCAATTTCATCGGGAAGAGCAACGCCGGGGCGCAGAAAGCCATCGCGGACCAGATTCAGGCCTTTACCGGCAAGCGGCCCAACACCGCCGAGCTGTTCAAGGCGCTGGCGCGGACCAAGGTGACCTGGGACATCAACCTGAAGACGCTGGCCGAGTACGCGCAGCTCAACAAGGAAGCGGGCTTCGCGCGGGACGTGCCCGACCTGAACAAGTTCGTGAACCTCAGCGTGATTCGCGGCCTGGCGAAGTAG
- the glgX gene encoding glycogen debranching protein GlgX, which produces MTITDLPATQPALLRPGSPYPLGATWDGKGTNFALYSENATGVELCLFDEAGTETRVPLTEQTAFVWHGYLPGVGPGQRYGYRVHGEYAPERGLRFNPNIVLLDPYAKALDGVEQHDRGILGYQGEDDLTMQTAEQRGAPLGIVIDPLFNWVGDVKPGVPFHQSVIYEAHVRGLTMTHPDVPEALRGTYAGVATEPVLRYLRDLGITAIEFLPVHQHVDDGFLLGKGLSNYWGYSTLNFFAPEVRYSAAARRGDPAGAVPEFKNMVRALHDAGIEVILDVVYNHTAEGNHMGPTMSFKGIDNPTYYRLVADNPRFYFDYTGTGNSLNVRHPQTLQLIMDSLRYWVTEMHVDGFRFDLASTLARGLHEVDQLSGFFTIIHQDPVISQVKLIAEPWDVGEGGYQVGNFPVNWAEWNGIYRDDMRAFWKGEGGLASEIGYRLTGSSDLYQRDGRKPYASINFVTAHDGFTLRDSVTYEQKHNEANGEGNADGHSHNLTWNCGVEGETDDPEVNRLRSQQQRNFLATLLLGQGTPMLLGGDEIGRTQKGNNNAYCQDNEISWYDWQNIDADLLAFTRRLIRLRKAHPALHRRKFFSGRTIRGEDVRDIVWLRFDGAEMSDEDWNNPQTQSLGMFLDGDGLDDVDAEGRPLKDDDLLLLLSASHIDLPFRLPDLDGCPQWELLLDTTDDGARERLAAGEETTLKARSVKLYRCVRD; this is translated from the coding sequence ATGACCATCACCGATCTTCCGGCCACCCAACCCGCCCTGCTGCGGCCCGGCAGCCCCTATCCGCTGGGGGCCACCTGGGACGGCAAAGGCACCAACTTTGCCCTGTATTCCGAGAACGCGACCGGGGTGGAACTGTGCCTCTTCGACGAGGCGGGCACCGAGACGCGCGTGCCGCTGACCGAGCAGACCGCCTTCGTGTGGCACGGCTACCTGCCGGGCGTGGGACCGGGCCAACGCTACGGCTACCGGGTCCACGGCGAGTACGCGCCCGAGCGGGGCCTGCGCTTCAATCCCAACATCGTGCTGCTCGACCCCTATGCCAAGGCGCTCGACGGCGTGGAGCAGCATGACCGGGGCATCCTGGGCTACCAGGGCGAGGACGACCTCACCATGCAGACCGCAGAGCAGCGCGGCGCTCCCCTCGGCATCGTCATCGATCCGCTGTTCAACTGGGTGGGCGATGTCAAGCCGGGCGTGCCCTTTCACCAGTCGGTGATCTACGAGGCGCACGTGCGCGGCCTGACCATGACCCACCCCGACGTGCCCGAGGCTTTGAGGGGCACCTACGCGGGCGTGGCGACCGAGCCGGTGCTGCGCTACCTGCGCGACCTCGGCATCACGGCGATCGAGTTCCTGCCCGTGCACCAGCATGTGGACGACGGCTTTCTGCTGGGCAAGGGCCTGAGCAACTACTGGGGCTACTCGACCCTGAATTTCTTCGCGCCGGAAGTCCGCTACTCGGCGGCGGCGCGGCGCGGGGACCCGGCGGGCGCGGTGCCCGAGTTCAAGAACATGGTCCGCGCCCTGCACGACGCCGGAATCGAGGTCATCCTTGACGTGGTGTACAATCACACGGCCGAGGGGAACCACATGGGGCCGACGATGAGCTTCAAGGGCATCGACAACCCCACCTACTACCGCCTGGTGGCCGACAACCCGCGCTTCTATTTCGACTACACGGGCACCGGCAACTCCCTGAACGTGCGGCATCCCCAGACGCTGCAACTTATCATGGACTCGCTGCGCTACTGGGTCACCGAGATGCATGTGGACGGCTTCCGCTTTGACCTGGCCTCCACGCTGGCGCGGGGGCTGCATGAGGTGGACCAGCTCTCGGGCTTTTTCACCATCATCCACCAGGACCCGGTGATCTCGCAGGTCAAGCTGATCGCCGAGCCGTGGGACGTGGGGGAAGGCGGGTATCAGGTCGGCAATTTCCCGGTGAACTGGGCCGAGTGGAACGGCATCTACCGCGACGACATGCGGGCCTTCTGGAAGGGTGAGGGCGGGCTGGCCTCCGAGATCGGCTACCGCCTGACGGGCAGCAGCGACCTCTACCAGCGCGACGGGCGCAAGCCGTACGCCTCCATCAACTTCGTCACCGCCCACGACGGCTTTACCCTGCGCGACTCGGTGACCTACGAGCAGAAGCACAACGAGGCCAACGGTGAGGGCAACGCCGACGGCCACAGCCACAACCTCACCTGGAACTGCGGGGTGGAGGGCGAGACGGACGATCCCGAGGTGAACCGCCTGCGCTCTCAGCAGCAGCGCAACTTCCTGGCGACCCTGCTGCTGGGCCAGGGCACCCCAATGCTCCTGGGCGGCGACGAGATCGGGCGCACTCAGAAGGGCAACAACAACGCCTACTGCCAGGACAACGAGATCAGTTGGTATGACTGGCAGAACATCGACGCCGACCTGCTGGCCTTCACCCGGCGGTTGATCCGGCTGCGTAAGGCGCACCCCGCCCTGCACCGCCGCAAGTTCTTCTCGGGCCGCACCATCCGCGGCGAGGACGTGCGCGACATCGTCTGGCTGCGCTTCGACGGCGCCGAGATGAGCGACGAGGACTGGAACAACCCCCAGACCCAGAGCCTGGGGATGTTCCTCGACGGCGACGGCCTCGACGACGTGGACGCGGAAGGCCGCCCGCTGAAGGACGACGATCTGCTGCTGCTGCTGTCGGCCTCGCATATCGACCTGCCCTTCCGGCTGCCCGACCTTGACGGGTGCCCGCAGTGGGAGTTGCTGCTCGACACCACCGACGACGGTGCCCGCGAGCGCCTTGCCGCCGGGGAGGAGACGACGCTCAAGGCGCGGAGCGTGAAGCTTTACCGCTGCGTGCGGGACTAA